One genomic region from Streptomyces sp. NBC_00457 encodes:
- a CDS encoding sensor histidine kinase: protein MRRLIGRPTTVRARIVALALAPVVALMALWSFAMVLVTGELRALARVEGVYDDFGTPVDTAIGQIQIERRLAAAYLGAGHRTPAALDLMEQQRRTDRAVTALREAVRGGDRDRLSDRQRRALDTMLGTVDGLDGLRERVLTREISWDRAVTEYGALVEPGFDVQSTLTALQAGQLAREAQVVIELVRVREFVSREDALVAGARAAGTLTDRQYDTLTATIEDRRVFQRTYVPDLPSDSRALFEEFRRGEAHRALTDGEDALLRAGADGAGQAVAADSWRTTTDRAVKRYMELCSEAARNSAERGRAFAYRELAKAAVVGVVGLAAVGLLLWFAVRGARRISRRLEDLRDAADLLTARQLPDVMERLSAGDEVDALAEAPPLSDGEAGADEIGQVGRSFNAARHAAIEAAVRQATLRRGQFSVLLTIARRNQALVHRQLKLVDTLERRTNDPDILDQLFRIDHLTTRMRRHAEGLIILSGATPGRRWRRPVPIADVVSSAVGEIEDYARVEVPPMPRVGVSADAVADVVHLIAELVENATVFSPPRTRVTMRTGQARGGFVLEIDDRGLGLDPDQLEEARRTLTDPDHFDPTRHDRLGLYVVGRLAARHGIEVTLCGSPYGGTTAVVLLPEGVLAEVYGRTPEGVLAEVDGRTPEASESGRSRASAVRDAGPSGAPASRKGRGESGSGRSGASEVWSAGLSGAAASRKGREEPGSGADVLALPTRDRATSALPTRDQAAPALPTRDQAAPALPTRDQAAPALPTRDQAAPALPTRVRQASLAEGLRDDGPAADAPGTDVTPDEMRAIFGAFQRGTDRGRKGLPADTTQRTDTEGTDADNGP, encoded by the coding sequence ATGCGCCGGCTCATCGGCCGTCCCACCACGGTCCGCGCCCGCATCGTGGCGCTCGCGCTCGCCCCGGTGGTCGCACTGATGGCGCTGTGGAGCTTCGCCATGGTGTTGGTCACCGGTGAACTGCGCGCTCTCGCCCGGGTCGAGGGGGTGTACGACGACTTCGGCACCCCCGTCGACACGGCGATCGGGCAGATCCAGATCGAACGACGGCTCGCCGCCGCCTACTTGGGCGCCGGCCACCGCACACCGGCCGCCCTGGACCTCATGGAACAGCAGCGCCGCACCGATCGCGCGGTGACCGCGCTGCGCGAGGCGGTCCGGGGCGGGGACCGCGACCGGCTCTCCGACCGGCAGCGGCGGGCCCTCGACACCATGCTCGGCACCGTGGACGGACTCGACGGGCTGCGCGAGCGCGTGCTGACCCGCGAGATCTCCTGGGACCGAGCCGTCACCGAGTACGGCGCCCTCGTGGAGCCCGGGTTCGACGTCCAGTCCACGCTCACCGCGCTGCAGGCCGGGCAGCTGGCGCGGGAGGCGCAGGTCGTCATCGAGCTAGTCCGGGTACGGGAGTTCGTCTCCCGCGAGGACGCCCTCGTCGCCGGTGCGCGGGCGGCCGGCACCCTCACCGACCGGCAGTACGACACGCTCACGGCGACGATCGAGGACCGGCGGGTCTTCCAGCGGACGTATGTGCCGGATCTGCCGTCGGACTCGCGGGCGCTCTTCGAGGAGTTCCGGCGCGGGGAGGCGCACCGGGCGCTGACCGACGGTGAGGACGCCCTGCTGCGGGCCGGCGCCGACGGGGCGGGGCAGGCCGTCGCGGCCGACTCATGGCGGACGACGACCGACCGTGCGGTCAAGCGGTACATGGAGTTGTGCTCCGAGGCGGCGCGGAACTCCGCCGAGCGCGGGCGGGCGTTCGCCTACCGTGAGCTGGCCAAGGCCGCGGTGGTGGGTGTCGTGGGGCTGGCGGCCGTAGGGCTGTTGCTGTGGTTCGCGGTGCGCGGGGCGCGTCGTATCTCGCGTCGGCTGGAGGATCTGCGGGACGCGGCCGATCTGCTCACGGCGCGTCAACTCCCGGACGTCATGGAGCGGTTGAGCGCGGGCGACGAGGTGGACGCGCTCGCCGAGGCGCCGCCACTGTCCGACGGGGAGGCGGGCGCCGACGAGATCGGTCAGGTCGGCCGGTCCTTCAACGCCGCCCGGCACGCCGCGATCGAGGCGGCCGTGCGGCAAGCCACCCTTCGCCGGGGCCAGTTCTCGGTGCTGCTCACCATCGCCCGGCGCAACCAGGCGTTGGTGCACCGCCAGCTGAAACTCGTCGACACGCTGGAGCGGCGGACGAACGACCCGGACATCCTCGACCAGTTGTTCCGCATCGACCATCTCACCACCCGGATGCGGCGCCACGCGGAGGGCCTGATCATCCTCTCCGGCGCGACGCCCGGCCGCAGATGGCGGCGTCCGGTGCCGATCGCCGACGTCGTCTCCTCCGCGGTGGGCGAGATCGAGGACTATGCGCGCGTGGAGGTGCCGCCGATGCCGCGGGTCGGCGTCTCGGCCGACGCGGTCGCCGATGTCGTCCATCTCATCGCCGAACTCGTCGAGAACGCCACGGTGTTCTCGCCGCCGCGCACCCGGGTGACCATGCGCACCGGGCAGGCCCGCGGCGGCTTCGTCCTGGAGATCGACGACCGGGGTCTCGGCCTCGACCCCGACCAGCTCGAGGAGGCCCGGCGCACGCTCACCGACCCGGACCACTTCGACCCGACCCGGCACGACCGGCTGGGCCTGTACGTCGTGGGCCGGCTCGCGGCGCGGCACGGCATCGAGGTCACGCTGTGCGGGTCGCCGTACGGCGGGACGACGGCGGTGGTGCTGCTGCCGGAGGGGGTGTTGGCGGAGGTGTACGGGCGGACGCCGGAGGGGGTGCTCGCCGAGGTCGACGGGCGGACGCCGGAGGCGTCGGAGAGCGGGAGGTCGAGGGCGTCCGCGGTGCGGGATGCGGGGCCGTCGGGGGCGCCGGCGTCGCGGAAGGGGCGGGGGGAGTCGGGGAGCGGGAGGTCAGGGGCGTCCGAGGTGTGGAGTGCGGGGCTGTCCGGGGCGGCGGCGTCGCGGAAGGGGCGGGAGGAGCCCGGGAGCGGGGCGGACGTGCTCGCCCTGCCCACCCGCGACCGGGCCACGTCCGCGCTGCCCACCCGCGACCAGGCCGCGCCCGCGCTGCCCACCCGCGACCAGGCCGCGCCCGCGCTGCCCACCCGCGACCAAGCCGCGCCCGCCCTCCCCACCCGCGACCAGGCCGCGCCCGCTCTGCCCACCCGCGTCCGTCAGGCCTCGCTCGCCGAGGGCCTGCGCGACGACGGGCCGGCTGCGGACGCGCCGGGTACCGACGTCACGCCCGACGAGATGCGAGCGATCTTCGGTGCCTTCCAGCGCGGCACCGACCGCGGCCGCAAGGGCCTGCCCGCCGACACCACGCAGCGAACCGACACCGAGGGGACGGACGCCGACAATGGGCCCTGA
- a CDS encoding roadblock/LC7 domain-containing protein: MGPDQNSVPERAGTDLGWLLDDLVARTDHVRQAVLLTADGLPLSMSEGMAARDIEHLAAVCSGFHGLARSAGERFDAGQVRQTMVMLDDAYLFITPAGDGTRLAVLSGTQTDVGQLAHEMALLVRRIGRHLATGARSAAADPADP; this comes from the coding sequence ATGGGCCCTGACCAGAACTCCGTTCCAGAACGTGCCGGCACCGACCTCGGCTGGCTCCTCGACGACCTCGTCGCCCGGACCGATCACGTCCGCCAGGCCGTACTCCTCACCGCAGACGGCCTCCCGCTGAGCATGTCGGAGGGCATGGCGGCCAGGGACATCGAGCACCTCGCCGCCGTCTGCTCCGGCTTCCACGGGCTCGCCCGCTCCGCGGGGGAGCGGTTCGACGCGGGGCAGGTGCGGCAGACGATGGTGATGCTCGACGACGCCTACCTCTTCATCACCCCGGCCGGCGACGGCACCCGGCTCGCCGTGCTGAGCGGGACACAGACCGACGTCGGACAGCTCGCCCACGAGATGGCCCTGCTCGTCCGCCGCATCGGCCGGCATCTGGCCACCGGCGCACGGTCGGCCGCCGCCGACCCGGCAGACCCCTGA
- a CDS encoding DUF742 domain-containing protein, which produces MTDDEHWYEDETGAMVRPYTVTHGRTRPADHIDMLAQVTALQPDGGPPGVDHARASLLALAHRGPRPVVELAADADLPLTVVRVLLGDLAEAGLVRIDEPRRTGPDGPAADPELLRVIVARLREI; this is translated from the coding sequence GTGACCGACGACGAGCACTGGTATGAGGACGAGACCGGGGCGATGGTGCGCCCCTACACCGTCACCCACGGACGCACCCGGCCCGCGGACCACATCGACATGTTGGCGCAGGTCACGGCCCTGCAGCCGGACGGCGGACCGCCGGGCGTGGACCACGCGCGAGCCTCCCTGCTCGCCCTGGCACACCGCGGCCCCCGCCCGGTCGTCGAGCTCGCCGCGGACGCCGACCTGCCGCTGACCGTCGTACGCGTACTGCTCGGGGATCTGGCCGAGGCCGGACTCGTCCGCATCGACGAACCGCGGCGGACGGGGCCGGACGGTCCCGCCGCCGACCCCGAGCTGCTGCGGGTGATCGTCGCGCGGCTGCGCGAGATCTAG
- a CDS encoding carbon-nitrogen hydrolase family protein: MRTALLQSSGRPGSVVENLKVLDEAAGRAADAGAGLLVAPEMFLTGYAIGDDIARLAETADGDWADAVAETATRHGLAIAYGYPERSGETVFNSAQLISADGTRLANYRKTHLFGCFERDHFTPGEQPVVQAELNGLRVGLMICYDVEFPENVRAHALAGTDLLLVPTAQMHPFQFVAESVVPVRAFENQMYVAYVNRVGQEGEFEFVGLSTLAGPDGIARTRAGRGEELLLADVDPAFLAASREANPYLKDRRPGLYGSLI; this comes from the coding sequence ATGCGCACCGCCCTGCTCCAGAGCTCCGGCCGCCCCGGCTCCGTCGTCGAGAACCTCAAGGTCCTCGACGAGGCCGCGGGTCGGGCGGCGGACGCCGGTGCCGGACTGCTGGTCGCGCCGGAGATGTTCCTGACCGGGTACGCCATCGGCGACGACATCGCCCGCCTCGCCGAAACCGCGGACGGCGACTGGGCCGACGCCGTCGCCGAGACCGCCACCCGGCACGGCCTCGCGATCGCCTACGGCTACCCCGAGCGCTCCGGCGAGACCGTCTTCAACTCCGCCCAGCTGATCTCCGCCGACGGCACCCGGCTCGCGAACTACCGCAAGACCCACCTCTTCGGCTGCTTCGAGCGCGACCACTTCACCCCGGGCGAGCAGCCGGTCGTCCAGGCCGAACTGAACGGCCTCCGCGTCGGCCTCATGATCTGCTACGACGTCGAGTTCCCGGAGAACGTCCGCGCCCACGCCCTCGCCGGCACCGACCTCCTCCTGGTGCCGACCGCGCAGATGCACCCGTTCCAGTTCGTCGCCGAGTCCGTGGTCCCGGTGCGGGCCTTCGAGAACCAGATGTACGTCGCGTACGTCAACCGGGTCGGCCAGGAAGGCGAGTTCGAGTTCGTCGGGCTCTCCACGCTGGCCGGCCCCGACGGCATCGCCCGCACCCGCGCCGGCCGCGGCGAGGAGCTGCTCCTGGCGGACGTCGATCCGGCCTTCCTCGCCGCCTCCCGCGAGGCCAACCCGTATCTGAAGGACCGCCGCCCCGGTCTCTACGGGTCCCTGATCTGA
- a CDS encoding flavin monoamine oxidase family protein: MTSTVPNAVQHADAQQPPITMFGPDFPYAYDDFLAHPAGLGQIPATEHGTEVAVIGGGLSGIVAAHELMKMGLKPVVYEADQIGGRLRTVGFDGCDPSLTAEMGAMRFPPSSTALQHYIDLVGLETRPFPNPLAEATPSTVVDLKGESHYAETVDDLPQVYRDVAAAWNRCLEEGADFSDMNRALRERDVPRIREIWAKLVEKLDNQTFYGFLCDSEAFRSFRHREIFGQVGFGTGGWDTDFPNSILEILRVVYTEADDHHRGIVGGSQQLPLRLWEREPEKIVHWAYGTSLKSLHEGGEPRPAVTRLHRTAGNHITVTDANGDIRTFKAAVFTAQSWMLLSKIACDDSLFPIDHWTAIERTHYMESSKLFVPVDRPFWLDKAVDDRGNPTGRDVMSMTLTDRMTRGTYLLDDGPDKPAVICLSYTWCDDSLKWLPLSANERMEVMLKSLGEIYPKVDIRKHIIGNPVTVSWENEPYFMGAFKANLPGHYRYQRRLFTHFMQDRLPEDKRGIFLAGDDISWTAGWAEGAIQTALNAVWGVMHHFGGATDATNPGPGDVYDEIAPVELPED; the protein is encoded by the coding sequence ATGACGTCCACGGTGCCCAACGCCGTCCAGCACGCCGACGCGCAGCAGCCGCCGATCACCATGTTCGGTCCGGACTTCCCGTACGCGTACGACGACTTCCTCGCCCACCCGGCGGGCCTCGGCCAGATACCCGCGACCGAGCACGGCACCGAGGTCGCGGTGATCGGCGGCGGGCTGTCCGGCATCGTGGCCGCCCACGAGCTGATGAAGATGGGCCTGAAGCCCGTGGTCTACGAGGCCGACCAGATCGGTGGGCGCCTGCGGACCGTCGGTTTCGACGGCTGCGACCCTTCCCTCACCGCCGAGATGGGCGCGATGCGCTTCCCGCCGTCCTCCACGGCGCTCCAGCACTACATCGACCTGGTGGGTCTGGAGACCCGGCCCTTCCCCAACCCCCTTGCGGAGGCGACCCCTTCGACGGTCGTCGACCTCAAGGGTGAGTCGCACTACGCCGAGACGGTCGACGACCTGCCGCAGGTCTACCGGGATGTCGCCGCGGCTTGGAACAGGTGCCTGGAGGAGGGCGCCGACTTCTCCGACATGAACCGGGCCCTGCGCGAGCGCGACGTGCCGCGCATCCGGGAGATCTGGGCGAAGCTCGTCGAGAAGCTCGACAACCAGACCTTCTACGGCTTCCTCTGCGACTCCGAGGCCTTCAGGTCCTTCCGGCACCGAGAGATCTTCGGCCAGGTCGGCTTCGGCACCGGCGGCTGGGACACCGACTTCCCCAACTCGATCCTGGAGATCCTGCGGGTCGTCTACACCGAGGCCGACGACCACCACCGCGGCATCGTGGGCGGCTCCCAGCAGCTGCCGCTCAGGCTCTGGGAGCGCGAGCCGGAGAAGATCGTGCACTGGGCGTACGGCACCTCACTGAAGTCCCTGCACGAGGGCGGTGAACCGCGCCCCGCCGTGACCCGCCTGCACCGCACGGCAGGTAACCACATCACGGTCACCGACGCGAACGGCGACATCCGTACCTTCAAGGCGGCCGTCTTCACCGCCCAGTCCTGGATGCTGCTGTCGAAGATCGCCTGCGACGACTCGCTCTTCCCGATCGACCACTGGACGGCGATCGAGCGTACCCACTACATGGAGAGCTCCAAGCTCTTCGTCCCCGTCGACCGGCCCTTCTGGCTCGACAAGGCCGTCGACGACAGGGGAAATCCGACCGGCCGGGACGTCATGTCGATGACCCTCACCGACCGCATGACGCGCGGGACTTACCTCCTCGACGACGGCCCCGACAAGCCCGCGGTGATCTGTCTGTCGTACACCTGGTGTGACGACAGCCTGAAGTGGCTGCCGCTGTCCGCGAACGAGCGGATGGAGGTCATGCTGAAGTCGCTGGGCGAGATCTATCCGAAGGTGGACATCAGGAAGCACATCATCGGCAATCCGGTGACGGTGTCCTGGGAGAATGAGCCCTACTTCATGGGCGCGTTCAAGGCCAACCTGCCCGGTCACTACCGCTACCAGCGGCGCCTGTTCACGCACTTCATGCAGGACCGGCTGCCCGAGGACAAGCGGGGCATCTTCCTGGCCGGCGACGACATCTCCTGGACGGCGGGCTGGGCCGAGGGCGCGATCCAGACCGCGCTGAACGCGGTGTGGGGCGTCATGCACCACTTCGGCGGGGCGACCGACGCGACCAACCCCGGCCCGGGCGACGTGTACGACGAGATCGCGCCGGTGGAGCTTCCGGAGGACTGA
- a CDS encoding DUF5995 family protein, with protein MAQSEQITTPVDTVVSRMRALDAALPERDGLAVFNRVYLTVTEAVDRRIDAGRFADARAAITLDVRFAERYLAAVDAVAGERRPPACWRPLFQYRRHPGVRPLQFALAGINAHIGHDLALAVVDACRTLGCEPAELEDEFDRVGDLLVSLEERIREDLMPGPDLLQIADPLTHLLGSWSLERARDATWSTARALWALRELPDVAEEFTERLDAVVGFAGRMLLTPLPD; from the coding sequence ATGGCGCAATCGGAACAGATCACCACACCCGTCGACACGGTCGTCTCCCGCATGCGCGCCCTCGACGCGGCCCTGCCCGAGCGGGACGGGCTCGCCGTGTTCAACCGCGTCTACCTCACCGTCACGGAGGCCGTCGACCGGCGTATCGACGCGGGCCGGTTCGCCGACGCGCGGGCCGCGATCACGCTGGATGTGCGGTTCGCGGAGCGGTACTTGGCGGCCGTGGACGCCGTCGCCGGCGAACGGCGCCCGCCGGCCTGCTGGCGGCCCCTGTTCCAGTACCGCCGCCATCCCGGGGTACGTCCGCTGCAGTTCGCGCTGGCGGGCATCAACGCGCACATCGGTCACGATCTGGCGCTCGCGGTCGTGGACGCCTGTCGTACGCTCGGCTGCGAACCCGCCGAGCTGGAGGACGAGTTCGACCGCGTGGGTGATCTCCTCGTCTCGCTGGAGGAACGCATCCGCGAAGATCTGATGCCGGGCCCCGACCTCCTCCAGATCGCCGACCCGCTCACCCATCTGCTCGGCTCCTGGAGCCTGGAGCGGGCCAGGGACGCCACCTGGTCGACGGCCCGGGCACTGTGGGCGCTGCGTGAACTCCCCGATGTCGCCGAGGAGTTCACCGAGCGACTGGACGCGGTGGTGGGGTTCGCGGGACGGATGCTGCTCACCCCGCTCCCTGACTGA
- a CDS encoding glycoside hydrolase family 6 protein produces the protein MIAAACVVVAVGTVTGLLSALDDGRGLDEARPEVTGSPRLEPLPAVPSAKASASPTPSPSPSKKRDEESATPSPTQTEPKQQTSAASTRLYRHPDSQVLDWVRAHPGDPRHAVIESRIADHPAAVWFADYTPATITARVRAVTSGGAAQGRAPVIVPYAIPDRDCGGYSDGGAPDLGAYDAWIDAFAAGLGSGDVIVILEPDSIAQSDCLSAGARADRFASLARAGRVLKAANPKARVYFDAGHSGWNPAAKQAALLKQAGAASATSSDGIFSNVSNFHRTADEIVYDRQVLDALDGPASLGAVIDTSRNGNGAPANGQWCDPAGRRIGRAPTLNTGETRIDGYLWVKLPGESDGCKGTPGTFSPSYAYDLAAS, from the coding sequence ATGATCGCGGCGGCCTGCGTCGTGGTCGCAGTCGGCACGGTGACCGGCCTGCTGTCCGCGCTCGACGACGGACGCGGCTTGGACGAGGCCAGGCCCGAAGTGACCGGCTCACCACGCCTGGAACCGCTGCCCGCGGTCCCGTCGGCGAAGGCGTCCGCTTCCCCGACCCCGTCGCCCTCTCCCTCGAAGAAGAGGGACGAAGAGAGCGCGACCCCCTCGCCCACGCAGACGGAGCCGAAGCAGCAGACGTCTGCCGCGTCCACGCGTCTCTACCGTCACCCCGATTCCCAGGTGCTCGACTGGGTCCGCGCCCACCCCGGCGACCCGCGCCACGCGGTCATCGAGTCCCGTATCGCCGATCATCCGGCGGCCGTGTGGTTCGCCGACTACACGCCGGCCACCATCACCGCCCGGGTCCGCGCGGTCACCTCCGGCGGCGCGGCACAGGGCCGGGCGCCGGTGATCGTGCCGTACGCCATCCCGGACCGCGACTGCGGCGGGTACTCGGACGGCGGTGCGCCCGACCTCGGCGCGTACGACGCCTGGATCGACGCCTTCGCGGCTGGGCTGGGCTCCGGCGACGTCATCGTGATCCTGGAGCCCGACTCGATCGCCCAGTCCGACTGTCTGTCCGCCGGTGCCCGCGCCGACCGCTTCGCCTCGCTGGCCCGCGCGGGCCGCGTCCTCAAGGCCGCGAACCCCAAGGCGCGGGTCTACTTCGACGCGGGCCACTCCGGCTGGAACCCGGCGGCCAAGCAGGCGGCGCTGCTGAAACAGGCGGGCGCCGCCTCGGCCACCTCCTCCGACGGCATCTTCAGCAACGTCTCCAACTTCCACCGCACGGCCGACGAGATCGTCTACGACCGACAGGTCCTCGACGCCCTCGACGGCCCCGCCTCCCTCGGCGCCGTCATCGACACCAGCCGCAACGGCAACGGCGCCCCGGCCAACGGCCAGTGGTGCGACCCGGCCGGCCGGAGGATCGGCCGCGCGCCCACCCTGAACACCGGCGAGACCCGCATCGACGGTTACCTGTGGGTCAAGCTGCCGGGGGAGTCGGACGGCTGCAAGGGCACGCCGGGCACGTTCAGTCCGTCGTACGCCTATGACCTGGCGGCGTCGTAG
- a CDS encoding alginate lyase family protein: MSARQRLSVLLTTAAVLAAGIVPATAAEYTAPMVPETAVLDGTRLQQTKIRLDRGDPRLRRVLRDLTARADRWLDKGPWTVVDKPKPAPGGDVHDYLSQAPYWWPTKPPTADNPWGCPYVQRDGERNPEVDSGTDRQDVEKVFDSTYDLALAWYYTGRQRYAEKAGRILRTWFLDPATRMNPNLNHAQFIPCKYDGRAIGIIDFSQSYTAVVDALAILRTGAPGWTKADRTRMDRWNADFLDWLKNSDFGKQEAAATNNHGTFYDMQLAALAHATGDKQLARKTVREAGSRRIDPQIAADGSQPQELTRTRSWHYSTFDLVAYTRLAAIGRNLGVNLWAHQGPDGQSLFKAVRYLLPAATGAEAWPHPEMEFHRYAATDVVHAAADAGDARARQAVPLLEAPPGGDLWALRPAAEQLDSIAG; this comes from the coding sequence ATGAGTGCAAGACAACGCCTGAGCGTCCTGCTGACCACGGCGGCCGTGCTCGCCGCTGGGATCGTCCCGGCGACCGCCGCCGAGTACACGGCTCCCATGGTCCCGGAGACGGCTGTCCTCGACGGCACCCGCCTCCAGCAGACGAAGATCCGGCTCGACCGTGGCGACCCTCGACTCCGCCGTGTCCTGCGGGACTTGACCGCCCGCGCCGACCGTTGGCTGGACAAGGGCCCCTGGACGGTCGTCGACAAGCCCAAGCCCGCGCCCGGCGGCGACGTCCACGACTACCTGAGCCAGGCGCCCTACTGGTGGCCCACCAAGCCCCCCACCGCCGACAACCCCTGGGGCTGCCCCTACGTCCAGCGCGACGGCGAGCGCAACCCCGAGGTGGACAGCGGCACCGACCGCCAGGACGTCGAGAAGGTCTTCGACTCGACGTACGACCTCGCGCTCGCCTGGTACTACACGGGCCGGCAGCGGTACGCCGAGAAGGCCGGACGCATTCTGCGCACCTGGTTCCTCGACCCGGCCACCCGGATGAACCCGAACCTGAACCACGCGCAGTTCATCCCCTGCAAGTACGACGGCCGGGCGATCGGCATCATCGACTTCTCGCAGTCGTACACCGCCGTCGTCGACGCGCTGGCGATCCTCCGCACGGGCGCCCCCGGCTGGACGAAGGCCGACCGCACGAGGATGGACCGCTGGAACGCCGACTTCCTCGACTGGCTGAAGAACAGCGACTTCGGCAAGCAGGAGGCCGCCGCGACCAACAATCACGGCACGTTCTACGACATGCAGCTCGCCGCCCTCGCGCACGCGACCGGCGACAAGCAACTGGCCCGCAAGACCGTCCGCGAGGCGGGCTCCCGGCGCATCGATCCGCAGATCGCGGCCGACGGCAGCCAGCCGCAGGAGCTGACCCGCACCCGCAGCTGGCACTACTCGACCTTCGACCTCGTCGCCTACACCCGGCTCGCGGCCATCGGCCGGAACCTCGGCGTGAACCTGTGGGCCCATCAAGGTCCGGACGGCCAGAGCCTGTTCAAGGCGGTGCGGTATCTGCTGCCGGCCGCGACCGGCGCCGAGGCGTGGCCGCACCCGGAGATGGAGTTCCACCGCTACGCGGCGACCGACGTCGTACATGCGGCGGCCGACGCGGGCGACGCCCGGGCGCGGCAGGCCGTGCCACTGCTGGAGGCGCCACCCGGCGGTGATCTGTGGGCGCTGCGCCCGGCGGCCGAGCAACTGGACTCGATCGCGGGCTGA
- a CDS encoding MFS transporter, translated as MSAVVYDLREVRRARYAVAAVFAVHGAVTGSFATRVPWIQDHAGVSAGQLGLALAFPALGASVAMPLAGRISHRFGARNALRGLIALWTLSLVLPALAPNLLTLCLALFTYGATAGMADVAMNALGVEVENRLGRSIMSGLHGMWSAGALIGSAGGTLAAHLGADARLHHALAAAVLTVLGVAACAWVLDLQPAEDEEPPPRFALPPRSALLIGAVGFCAVFAEGASLDWSAVYLRDQLEASAGLAAACTTGFTLTMAIARIAGDKVVDRYGSVRTVRTSGVLAVLGGLLIVVSDHPAAAMSGFALMGLGIAVVVPLCFAAAGRSGSNPSLAIAGVATITYTSGLIAPSAIGTLAQLTSLVVSFGLVTVLSGGLVAFAGVLRAGDRDRPKVSAPDAAVPDPRP; from the coding sequence ATGAGCGCAGTGGTGTACGACCTACGTGAGGTGAGGCGGGCCCGGTATGCCGTGGCCGCCGTCTTCGCCGTGCACGGCGCCGTCACCGGTTCCTTCGCGACGCGGGTGCCCTGGATCCAGGACCATGCGGGGGTGAGCGCGGGCCAGTTGGGGCTCGCGCTGGCCTTTCCTGCGCTCGGCGCCTCCGTCGCGATGCCGCTCGCGGGCCGGATCAGCCACCGCTTCGGCGCCCGGAACGCCCTGCGCGGTCTGATCGCACTCTGGACGCTCTCGCTGGTCCTGCCCGCACTCGCCCCGAATCTGCTGACGCTGTGCCTGGCCCTGTTCACGTACGGCGCCACGGCGGGCATGGCGGACGTGGCGATGAACGCGCTCGGCGTCGAGGTCGAGAACCGTCTGGGCCGCTCGATCATGTCCGGCCTGCACGGCATGTGGAGCGCGGGCGCCCTGATCGGCTCGGCGGGCGGCACGCTCGCCGCGCACCTCGGCGCGGACGCCCGGCTGCACCACGCACTGGCGGCGGCCGTCCTGACCGTACTCGGCGTGGCCGCCTGCGCCTGGGTGCTCGACCTCCAGCCCGCCGAGGACGAGGAGCCGCCGCCCCGCTTCGCCCTGCCGCCCAGGTCGGCGCTACTGATCGGTGCGGTCGGGTTCTGCGCGGTGTTCGCGGAGGGCGCGAGCCTGGACTGGTCGGCGGTCTATCTGCGTGACCAGTTGGAGGCCTCGGCCGGTCTGGCGGCGGCCTGCACGACGGGCTTCACGCTCACCATGGCGATCGCCCGCATCGCCGGGGACAAGGTCGTGGACCGGTACGGCTCGGTGCGCACGGTGCGCACGAGCGGTGTCCTCGCCGTCCTCGGCGGGCTGCTGATCGTCGTCTCGGATCATCCGGCGGCGGCGATGAGCGGCTTCGCGCTGATGGGCCTGGGCATCGCCGTGGTCGTCCCGCTGTGCTTCGCCGCGGCGGGCCGCAGCGGGTCCAACCCCAGCCTGGCCATAGCGGGCGTCGCGACGATCACGTACACCTCGGGCCTGATCGCGCCCAGCGCCATCGGCACGCTGGCCCAGCTGACCAGCCTGGTCGTGTCGTTCGGGCTGGTGACCGTCCTGTCCGGCGGGCTCGTCGCCTTCGCCGGCGTGCTGCGCGCGGGCGACCGCGACCGGCCGAAGGTCAGCGCACCGGACGCGGCGGTTCCCGACCCCCGGCCCTGA